The following proteins are encoded in a genomic region of Cryptomeria japonica chromosome 11, Sugi_1.0, whole genome shotgun sequence:
- the LOC131071537 gene encoding uncharacterized protein LOC131071537, producing MCEIGHNRRQANRFHLFSGFDVAIQKEVAVVVHEGVIREKPSSEEEAREFIKGYSRAPASTIGSVLVTNLKTGVRKGGWDKCEIYFHPIPDDVIESLIKDGSVFNAAGGLLVEHPLTSPFVEAMVGTIDSVMGLPKNLTLSLMKEVL from the exons atgtgtgaaataggtcacaacaggcGGCAAGCCAACcgcttccacttattcagtgggtttGATGTTGCAATCCAGAAAGAagtagct GTGGTGGTCCATGAGGGTGTTATCAGGGAGAAACCATCCAGTGAAGAGGAGGCACGAGAATTTATAAAAG GCTATTCAAGGGCCCCTGCAAGCACCATTGGATCAGTGTTGGTTACAAATCTCAAGACAGGTGTCAGGAAGGGAGGATGGGACAAGTGTGAG ATCTACTTTCATCCAATTCCAGATGATGTAATAGAAAGCCTG ATCAAGGATGGATCAGTTTTCAATGCAGCAGGTGGCTTGCTTGTGGAACACCCACTGACCTCACCTTTTGTGGAAGCAATG GTGGGAACCATAGATAGTGTGATGGGTTTACCAAAGAACCTTACATTATCTCTGATGAAAGAGGTTCTCTAA